In one Winogradskyella sp. MH6 genomic region, the following are encoded:
- a CDS encoding alpha/beta fold hydrolase: MKQFKLVLLFTLISTSIFSQQQKELMKDVLSEYKFKIKNIALDSLNISYIQEGKGDTTLLFLHGLSSNSDAWSKNIEVLKDKYNCIAVDLPGYGKSSKPIADYTPTFFADVTYQFLQKLELKNVVLIGHSMGGQASIKLATKHPEAIEKLILVAPAGLEQFAENEGAMIKSIYTADMVKHTSDEQIRKNYALNFFKQPEDVTKMIEDRINIKSSSDFDEHCEAIVKSVSGMIDDPAFEDLKNINQETLVIFGKNDMLIPNRYFHPTLSVEKVGKIAEEHIKLVTVEFIDESGHFVQFEKPKDVNLLIERFVEAD, translated from the coding sequence ATGAAACAATTCAAATTAGTTCTATTATTCACACTAATTAGCACTTCAATTTTCTCACAGCAACAAAAAGAACTTATGAAAGACGTACTTTCAGAATATAAATTCAAAATAAAAAACATAGCTTTAGATAGTTTAAACATAAGCTATATACAAGAAGGCAAAGGCGATACTACCTTATTATTTCTACATGGTTTAAGCAGTAACTCTGACGCTTGGTCTAAAAATATTGAAGTTCTAAAAGACAAGTACAATTGCATTGCTGTAGATTTGCCAGGTTACGGTAAGTCATCTAAGCCAATAGCAGACTATACTCCTACTTTTTTTGCTGATGTTACGTATCAATTTTTACAAAAATTAGAATTAAAAAATGTTGTTTTAATTGGGCATTCTATGGGTGGACAAGCTAGCATAAAACTTGCCACAAAACACCCTGAAGCTATCGAAAAACTCATTTTAGTAGCACCTGCAGGCTTAGAACAATTTGCTGAAAATGAAGGAGCTATGATAAAGAGTATTTATACTGCAGACATGGTAAAACACACCTCAGACGAGCAAATAAGAAAAAACTATGCGCTTAACTTTTTTAAACAACCAGAGGATGTGACTAAAATGATTGAAGACCGAATTAATATAAAATCATCATCAGATTTTGATGAGCACTGCGAGGCTATTGTAAAAAGTGTATCTGGTATGATAGACGATCCTGCTTTTGAAGATTTAAAAAACATCAACCAAGAGACACTTGTTATTTTTGGAAAGAATGACATGCTTATTCCTAATCGTTATTTTCACCCAACACTATCTGTAGAAAAAGTAGGCAAAATTGCGGAAGAACACATCAAATTAGTAACTGTAGAATTTATTGACGAATCCGGTCATTTTGTTCAATTTGAAAAACC